The genomic interval CCCGCCAGCCGATCTCGGTGATCCCCACCGGTTCCATCGCGCTGGACGTGGCGCTGGGCATCGGCGGCCTGCCCCGTGGCCGGGTCGTGGAGATCTACGGCCCGGAATCCTCGGGTAAGACCACCGTCGCCCTGCACGCGGTGGCCAACGCCCAGGCCGCCGGCGGCGTCGCCGCGTTCATCGACGCCGAGCACGCGCTGGATCCCGACTACGCCCGCAAGCTCGGCGTCGACACCGACGCCCTGCTGGTCTCCCAGCCCGACACCGGTGAGCAGGCGCTCGAAATCGCCGACATGCTGATCCGTTCCGGCGCACTGGACATCATCGTGATCGACTCGGTGGCCGCGCTGGTGCCGCGTGCCGAAATCGAGGGTGAGATGGGTGACAGCCACGTCGGTCTGCAGGCTCGCCTGATGAGCCAGGCGCTGCGCAAGATGACCGGCGCCATGAACAACTCCGGCACCACCGCCATCTTCATCAACCAGCTGCGCGAGAAGATCGGCGTCATGTTCGGCTCGCCCGAGACCACCACCGGTGGTAAGGCGCTGAAGTTCTACGCCTCGGTCCGCCTGGATGTGCGCCGCATCGAGACCCTCAAGGACGGCACCGACGCGGTCGGCAACCGCACCCGCGTCAAGGTCGTGAAGAACAAGGTCTCGCCCCCGTTCAAGCAGGCCGAGTTCGATATCCTCTACGGCCACGGCATCTCCCGTGAGGGTTCGCTCATCGACATGGGCGTCGAGCACGGCTTCGTTCGCAAGTCCGGCTCCTGGTACACCTACGAGGGCGACCAGCTCGGTCAGGGCAAGGAGAACGCCCGCAAGTTCCTGCTGGAGAACGTCGATATCTGCAACGAGATCGAGAAGAAGATCAAGGAGAAGCTCGGCATCGGCGCCGACCTGACAGCCGAGCCCGCGGCCGAAGTTCCCGCGGACTTCTGAGCTGTTGAGCGAGCCGAGTATGGGGCGAGCAGCATCGGACCCGATGTCGCCGAAGGCGGCGTCGGGCGCGAAGCGCAGCCGGCCGGCCGATCCCGTCGCGGAGATCAGGCATCGGCTGGCCACACTCGGCGTTGATATCGAACCCTTGTCCGGCACAAGGGATCCCAAGCCAGTCCGGTCGGGCGCAGGTGGTAGCGCCGAGCCGGACTCCGCGGGGACCCGGTCGAGCGATCCCGATCCGCAGCGGGCGCGCTCGACCGGGTTCACGCCCCCGGCCCGGCAGTCCGGCGGGCGAAGGCGCCGCTCTTCGGATTCCCTCTTCGGAGACGGCGAATCCGCCGGCGCCCGGCGTCCTCGCCGGAACCGGGGACCTCACAGCGCGGATCCGGTGGCGGCCGGATCCGAGGGGAACGGCCCCGAACCGGGCACCGATTCCGGTCGGCCCCGCAAGGACCGCACCCCGCAGGGCGGGACGGTCGAGCAGGCAAAGGAGGCGTGTCTTCGCCTGCTCGCCGTCCGCGCTCGCAGCCGCGCCGAACTCGCCCAGCGCCTGGCCGCCAAGGGTTACACCCCGGAAATTACCGAGCAGGCCCTCAGTCGCCTCACCGATGTCGGCCTCGTCGACGATGCCGCTTTCGCCGAGGAGTGGGTCCACGCCCGCCACACTTTCAGCGGCAAAGGCAAACAGGCCCTGGCCCAAGAACTGCGCCGCAAGGGTGTCTCCCGGGCCGACTCCGCCCCCGCG from Nocardia goodfellowii carries:
- the recA gene encoding recombinase RecA; this translates as MAPQAYDRDKALDLALAQVEKSFGKGAVMRLGEEARQPISVIPTGSIALDVALGIGGLPRGRVVEIYGPESSGKTTVALHAVANAQAAGGVAAFIDAEHALDPDYARKLGVDTDALLVSQPDTGEQALEIADMLIRSGALDIIVIDSVAALVPRAEIEGEMGDSHVGLQARLMSQALRKMTGAMNNSGTTAIFINQLREKIGVMFGSPETTTGGKALKFYASVRLDVRRIETLKDGTDAVGNRTRVKVVKNKVSPPFKQAEFDILYGHGISREGSLIDMGVEHGFVRKSGSWYTYEGDQLGQGKENARKFLLENVDICNEIEKKIKEKLGIGADLTAEPAAEVPADF
- the recX gene encoding recombination regulator RecX is translated as MAAGSEGNGPEPGTDSGRPRKDRTPQGGTVEQAKEACLRLLAVRARSRAELAQRLAAKGYTPEITEQALSRLTDVGLVDDAAFAEEWVHARHTFSGKGKQALAQELRRKGVSRADSAPALEAITSDDETSRAIDLVRRKLRSMPATLDREKTIRRLVGMLARRGYSQSIAFTVVKAELAERDNPDSDPEDWASAD